A window of the Nycticebus coucang isolate mNycCou1 chromosome 3, mNycCou1.pri, whole genome shotgun sequence genome harbors these coding sequences:
- the LOC128581415 gene encoding LOW QUALITY PROTEIN: eukaryotic peptide chain release factor subunit 1-like (The sequence of the model RefSeq protein was modified relative to this genomic sequence to represent the inferred CDS: inserted 1 base in 1 codon) gives MEIWKIKKLIKSLEAARGNGTIMISLIVPPKDQISRVAKMLTDEFGTASNIKSRLNHLSVLGAITSAQQRLKLYNKVPPNGLVVYCGTIVTEEGKEKKVNIDFEPFKPINTSLYLCDNKFHTEALTALLSDDSKFGFIVIDGSGALFGTLQGNTREVLHKFTVDLPKKHSRGGQSTLRFPHLRMEKRHNYVRKVAETAVQLFISGDKVNVAGLVLAESADFKTELSQSDMFDQRLQSKVLKLVDISYGGENGFNQAIELSTEVISNVKFIQEKKLIGGYFDEISQDTGKYCFGXEDTLKALEMGAVEILIVYENLDMMRYVLHCQGTEEEKILYQTPEQEKDKSHFTDKETGQEHELIESMPLLEWFANNYKKFGATLEIVTDKSQEGSQFVKGFGGIGGILRYRVDFQGMEYQGGDDEFFDLDDD, from the exons ATGGAGATCTGGAAGATCAAAAAGCTCATTAAGAGCTTGGAGGCGGCCCGCGGCAATGGCACCATCATGATATCATTGATCGTTCCTCCCAAAGACCAGATTTCACGAGTggcaaagatgttaacagatgagTTTGGAACTGCATCTAACATTAAGTCACGACTTAACCACCTTTCAGTCCTGGGAGCCATCACATCTGCACAACAGAGACTCAAACTTTATAACAAAGTACCTCCAAATGGTCTGGTTGTTTACTGTGGAACAATTGtaacagaagaaggaaaagaaaagaaagtcaacatTGACTTTGAACCTTTCAAACCAATTAACACGTCATTGTATTTGTGCGACAACAAATTCCATACAGAGGCTCTTACAGCACTACTTTCCGATGATAGCAAGTTTGGATTCATTGTAATAGATGGTAGCGGTGCACTTTTCGGCACTCTCCAAGGAAACACAAGAGAAGTCTTACACAAATTCACTGTGGATCTCCCAAAGAAACACAGTAGAGGAGGTCAGTCAACCTTGCGTTTTCCCcatttaagaatggaaaagcgacATAACTATGTTCGGAAAGTAGCGGAGACTGCTGTGCAGCTGTTTATTTCTGGGGACAAAGTGAATGTGGCTGGTCTCGTTTTAGCTGAATCAGCTGACTTTAAAACTGAACTAAGTCAATCTGATATGTTTGATCAGAGGTTGCagtcaaaagttttaaaattagttgATATATCCTATGGTGGTGAAAATGGATTCAACCAAGCTATTGAGTTATCCACTGAAGTCATCTCCAACGTGAAATTTATTCAAGAGAAGAAATTAATAGGAGGATACTTTGATGAAATCAGCCAGGACACCGGCAAGTACTGCTTTG TTGAAGATACACTAAAGGCTTTAGAAATGGGAGCTGTAGAGATTCTAATAGTCTATGAAAATCTGGATATGATGAGATATGTCCTTCATTGCCAAGGCACAGAAGAGGAGAAAATTCTCTATCAAACTCCAGAACAAGAAAAGGATAAATCTCATTTCACAGACAAAGAGACAGGCCAGGAACATGAGCTTATTGAGAGCATGCCCCTGTTGGAATGGTTTGCTAACAACTATAAAAAATTTGGAGCTACATTGGAAATTGTCACAGATAAGTCACAAGAAGGATCCCAATTTGTGAAAGGATTTGGTG